Proteins co-encoded in one Ignavibacteria bacterium genomic window:
- a CDS encoding exo-alpha-sialidase encodes MKKLFTGILLCLCISSVYPQNAIFNSPFPDDDIKRLHGEVVDFGNNEMYALWSKFESTGRIQFFMRKSTDGGNQWQNEETVFDTVINGSMEDAWRGAHLIKGNNNRLLLFIKTGSSRHTIYKYSDDGGVTWTPNIRIIIANGTFTSQAYRIFSVVHLGEGKLILTSSNSTSLTGTVRSSDNGTTWQNLVSTGFSLFMNPSLLSIGNGSFYMAAQQTAATSSKRIFFVKYISTNTWQDTVIVHEDTSASLALPRLFRNSNNDLYIFFSKSVKVFGKYSRTNIFYSKSSNEGATWGTPVQVTKYPGVDANLNLNSQSVKPFITFSSDRNNLQGAKKLFWTNALELQDNSTPPVIYDYEANSASVTAGDTIKIKVFTGSESPVTEAKITGYLNDLPYNLQLFDDGNHNDSLAGDKIFGNFIRVAQEGDLLRYSVSVQNAFGTSTTAQNIIACPFSDLPSSAELKTGRLIVPFDYNGTIADVATASGSGLKFDSVMTIFSQGFLLSGLIESNVWAAGEFSASRIKDFRAGQVGYPANDPRNGIYRVALTDTAFGTSWQRWKGAVSLGAKFWDGNNNNIYDPVDLNQNGNWEPNEDMPEILGEVSYFTVFNDGVPSALRRFLEEPKGIEIRQTLYAFPNSDAPAMRDAVFIRYEMTKKGNVSPAIRDFIFGIQSDPDLGDANDDLVATDTLRNSVVCYNESADPLFGENPPAIYNTMLFGNPVYIPGVSFTDLNNNGTFENGIDIPLDTAVLPMGKPFNNILYPGAINSGMRVSQHYIQSHPTHGDPNTPVDVRNYHIGKNLTGQYLDPCTWTFGDVRGGVNCSLVNPIFVYSGDPVLNKGWINNTGLDQRTTLASYMSPLDEQTTLTYHTAIIVGRGNSPLNSITVTQANVDTIFSRMGARYNFIPVSTKEPGTGIPGVYELNQNYPNPFNPNTIITFSIPENAHISLKVYDNTGALVKTLLNEELSPGKHSVSFDAGKLSSGVYFYRIESEKFTQTRKMLLIK; translated from the coding sequence ATGAAAAAGCTGTTTACAGGAATTTTGCTTTGCTTGTGCATAAGCTCAGTCTATCCACAAAATGCAATCTTCAACAGTCCCTTTCCCGATGATGACATCAAACGGCTGCACGGAGAAGTTGTTGACTTTGGCAATAATGAGATGTATGCTCTCTGGTCGAAGTTCGAATCAACCGGCAGAATTCAGTTTTTTATGCGAAAGAGTACCGACGGCGGTAATCAGTGGCAAAATGAAGAAACTGTTTTTGATACCGTTATAAACGGTAGTATGGAAGATGCGTGGCGTGGTGCGCACCTCATAAAAGGAAACAACAACAGATTGCTCCTTTTCATCAAGACGGGGTCGAGCAGGCATACAATCTACAAGTATTCCGATGACGGTGGAGTTACCTGGACTCCAAACATTCGTATAATAATAGCGAATGGTACTTTCACAAGTCAGGCATACAGAATATTCTCAGTTGTCCACTTGGGCGAAGGGAAACTTATCCTTACGAGCTCCAACTCAACAAGTCTTACAGGCACTGTCAGAAGTTCGGACAATGGCACAACCTGGCAAAACCTTGTTTCAACAGGATTTTCGCTGTTCATGAATCCTTCTCTACTGAGTATCGGGAATGGCAGTTTCTATATGGCAGCTCAGCAAACTGCCGCCACATCAAGTAAAAGAATCTTTTTTGTCAAATATATTTCTACAAATACCTGGCAGGATACCGTTATTGTCCACGAAGACACTTCAGCATCTCTTGCACTCCCCCGTTTGTTCAGGAACTCAAACAACGATCTTTATATCTTCTTCTCAAAGAGTGTAAAAGTTTTTGGGAAATACTCCCGCACTAATATCTTTTACTCCAAAAGCAGCAACGAAGGTGCAACATGGGGAACCCCGGTTCAGGTTACAAAATATCCGGGTGTTGATGCAAACCTGAACCTTAATTCACAATCCGTCAAACCCTTCATAACATTCTCAAGTGACAGGAACAACCTTCAAGGTGCCAAAAAATTGTTCTGGACAAATGCACTTGAACTCCAGGATAATTCAACTCCACCCGTTATTTACGACTATGAGGCGAATTCCGCGTCCGTAACTGCCGGAGATACGATTAAAATTAAAGTTTTTACGGGATCGGAATCCCCTGTTACAGAGGCAAAAATTACAGGATACTTGAACGATCTCCCTTATAACCTGCAACTATTCGATGACGGAAACCATAACGATTCGCTGGCAGGAGACAAAATATTTGGAAATTTCATAAGGGTTGCTCAGGAGGGTGATCTGCTAAGATATTCTGTCTCAGTGCAAAATGCCTTTGGTACTTCAACCACTGCACAAAATATCATAGCTTGTCCTTTCAGTGACCTCCCAAGCAGTGCAGAATTGAAAACCGGGCGTCTAATCGTTCCATTTGACTATAACGGCACAATTGCGGATGTTGCAACTGCTTCGGGATCCGGATTGAAGTTTGATTCAGTGATGACCATTTTTTCCCAGGGCTTTTTGCTTTCGGGGCTGATAGAATCAAATGTCTGGGCTGCAGGTGAATTTAGCGCTTCAAGAATTAAGGATTTCAGAGCAGGACAGGTTGGTTACCCTGCAAACGATCCCAGAAATGGAATCTATAGAGTTGCACTCACAGATACCGCATTTGGAACTTCATGGCAACGATGGAAAGGTGCTGTATCCCTCGGTGCGAAATTCTGGGACGGAAACAACAATAACATCTATGACCCTGTCGATCTTAATCAAAACGGAAACTGGGAACCAAATGAAGATATGCCCGAAATTTTGGGAGAGGTATCTTATTTTACCGTTTTTAATGATGGTGTACCTTCAGCGTTAAGAAGATTTTTGGAGGAACCTAAAGGAATCGAAATAAGACAAACTCTTTATGCGTTCCCGAATTCAGATGCTCCGGCAATGAGAGATGCTGTATTTATAAGGTATGAAATGACTAAAAAAGGAAATGTTTCGCCTGCAATCCGTGACTTCATTTTCGGAATTCAAAGCGATCCTGACCTGGGTGATGCCAATGACGATCTCGTGGCTACTGATACACTAAGAAATTCCGTTGTTTGTTACAACGAATCTGCTGACCCGTTATTTGGAGAGAACCCACCGGCAATCTATAATACCATGCTGTTTGGAAATCCGGTTTATATCCCCGGAGTCAGTTTTACTGATCTCAATAACAACGGTACTTTTGAAAACGGAATTGATATCCCTCTCGATACGGCAGTCCTTCCGATGGGCAAACCTTTCAATAACATTCTTTATCCCGGAGCAATAAACAGCGGAATGAGAGTATCACAACACTATATACAGTCGCACCCGACGCATGGTGATCCGAATACTCCAGTGGATGTAAGGAACTACCACATCGGTAAAAATTTGACAGGGCAATATCTCGATCCGTGTACCTGGACTTTCGGTGATGTAAGAGGAGGTGTGAATTGCAGTTTGGTCAATCCAATTTTTGTTTACTCTGGAGATCCAGTATTGAATAAAGGGTGGATTAATAATACCGGTTTAGATCAAAGAACCACTCTCGCAAGTTACATGTCACCTCTCGATGAACAAACAACTCTCACATACCACACAGCTATAATCGTCGGAAGAGGGAACTCACCTCTCAACTCTATCACAGTAACTCAGGCAAATGTTGACACCATTTTTTCGAGAATGGGAGCCCGTTATAATTTTATACCTGTTTCAACCAAAGAACCGGGCACGGGAATCCCGGGAGTGTATGAATTAAACCAAAATTACCCGAATCCCTTTAATCCGAATACAATTATCACATTCAGCATACCCGAAAACGCACATATATCATTAAAAGTATATGACAACACCGGAGCTTTGGTGAAAACTCTGTTAAATGA